A window of Chloroflexota bacterium genomic DNA:
CGAGGAACATCGATCCGAGTCGGCCAACGATCGACGGCCGACAGGGCTACCGGCTCGACACCGTGAACGGCGACTCGAACCAGACCGTCATCACATGGGACTCGGCGAACGGCGATGCCGTCTACGTCATCGTCGCGGCCGATGCGCCCGCCACGCTCATCGCGGCGGCGATCAACGCCTTCCCGGTCCACGGCTGACGTCCGTTCCGGGGCGAACGCGGTGCTAGGATCGGACGCATGACCGATCGGGCGAGCGAACGATCGCGCTGGGAGACCGAGCGACTCGAGCCTGCCCTCGCCCGGACTCCCGAACGCCGGGTGCGCTTCTCGACGATGAGCGACGTGGAGGTCGAGCGGCTCTACGGCCCGTGGGATGTCGCGGCCGCCGGGGCGGCATCGTCGGACGTCCTCGACCCGCCGTCCTCGATTGGCTTTCCCGGCGAACCGCCGTTCACCCGCGGGATCCACCCGACCGGCTATCGGAGCCGGCTCTGGACGATGCGGATGTTCGCCGGCTTCGGGGCCGCGGAGGACACGAACGCGCGATTCCGCCGACTCCTCGACGCGGGCCAGACCGGGCTCTCGATCGCCTACGACATGGCGACCCTCTACGGCTACGACACGGACGACCCCGAGGCCGATGGAGAGTTCGGGACGTGCGGCGTCGCCGTCTCCTCGCTGGCCGACATGGAGGTCCTCCTCGACGGCCTGCCCCTGGACCGGATCAGCACATCGATGACCATCAACGCTCCGGCAGCGCCGATCTGGGCGATGTACATCGCGGCCGCCGAGCGGCGCGGCGTGCCTCGCGCCGCGCTCGAGGGGACGCTCCAGAACGACATCCTCAAGGAGTTCGTCGCCCAGAAGGAGTACCTGTTCCCTCCGGATCCGTCGCTCCGCCTCGTGACGGACACGATCGAGTTCGGGACCCGCGAGCTGCCGCGCTGGAACACCGTGAGCATCAGCGGCTACCACATCCGTGAGGCCGGCTCGACCGCCGTCCAGGAGCTCGCGTTCACGATCGCCGACGGTCTCGCCTACGTGGACGCGGCGATCGCCCGCGGTCTGCGGATCGACGACTTCGCGCCGCGCCTGAGCTTCTTCTTCAACAGTCACAGCGAGTTCTTCGAGGAGATCGCGAAGTTCCGCGCGGCGCGGCGGATCTGGTACCGCCTCATGACCGAGCGCTACCGGGCCGAGAACGAGCGATCGACGTGGCTCCGCTTCCACACCCAGACGGCCGGCGTCTCGCTCACCGCCCAGCAGCCCCTCAACAACCTCACCCGCGTCGCCCTGCAGGCCCTCGCGGCGGTCCTCGGCGGGACCCAGTCGCTCCACACGGACGCGTACGACGAGGCGTGGGCGGTCCCTTCAGCGGACGCGGCCCTCCTCGCCCTTCGCCAGCAGCAGATCCTCGCTGAGGAGACGGGTGTCACGAGCACCGTCGATCCGCTCGGCGGGAGCTGGTTCGTCGAGGCCCTGACGGACGAGACAGAGCGGGCGGTCTGGCGTTACCTCGACGAGATCGATCGTCGCGGCGGGATGGTCCGGGCGATCTCGGACGGCTACCCGCAGCGGGAGATCGCCGATGCGGCGTATCGGTTCCAGCGCGAGCTCGACGAGGGCGCGCGCTCGATCGTGGGCGTCAACGTCCATGCCGACCCCGACGAGCAGATCGCGATCCCGCTCCTCGAGGTCCCGGAGTCGTCCCTCCGGGCGCATCTCGGACGGCTGGATCGGACGCGCCGGGAACGCGACGGCGAGGCGGTCGCGGCCGCGCTCGCCGGCCTTCGCGAGGCGGCGCGACGTCCGGGCGGCACGGACTCGAACCTCATGCCCCACTTCCTCCGCTGCGCGACGGCCCATGCGACGCTCGGCGAGCAGTGCCGCGTCCTCCGCGAGGTGTTCGGCGAGTACCGGGAACCCGTCGCCGTGTGAGCCGCGGCCGCGGCGACCGACGCCGCGCCCGGGCCGCGGCTACGATTGGCCGATGATGTACCTCAGCGCGATGGAATTCCTCGAGGAAGAACGCGATGCGTGGCGACCGTACGAGGCGCTCGCCGGTCTGTCCGACGCGGCCCTCGAGCGCCCGGTGGCCGCCGCGCACGGCTGGTCCGGCCGCGAGCTCATGGCCCACCTCGCCGCCTGGCTCGAACAGGCGATCACCGTTGCTCGCGAGCTCGCGGTCGGCGAGACGAGCGCCAGCCTCGAGCGCCTCGACGCCGAGTGGGCCGCCGGGGGCGATGCGGTCAACGCGCGGATCTCGGCGGACTGGGCGGCGCTGCCGCTGAGCGAGGTCCGGGCACGGTTCCTCGCCGCGCCGGGCGAGCTCCGCGGCACGCTCACGGTCGTGCCCGAGACGCGCTGGGTGAAGCACACGAGCCACATGCGGTCGTTCGTCGACGAGACAATCGATCACTACGTCGATCACGCCGCGGACCTCGGCGCGATCCTCACGGCCGCCTCGGCGACGGCGTGAGCGAGTTCCGTGACGTCCTCGCGGGGCGCGCGGCGGCTCTCGAAGCGGAGCGTCGCGATGTCGCCGGAGGCACGGAGTTCA
This region includes:
- a CDS encoding methylmalonyl-CoA mutase, coding for MTDRASERSRWETERLEPALARTPERRVRFSTMSDVEVERLYGPWDVAAAGAASSDVLDPPSSIGFPGEPPFTRGIHPTGYRSRLWTMRMFAGFGAAEDTNARFRRLLDAGQTGLSIAYDMATLYGYDTDDPEADGEFGTCGVAVSSLADMEVLLDGLPLDRISTSMTINAPAAPIWAMYIAAAERRGVPRAALEGTLQNDILKEFVAQKEYLFPPDPSLRLVTDTIEFGTRELPRWNTVSISGYHIREAGSTAVQELAFTIADGLAYVDAAIARGLRIDDFAPRLSFFFNSHSEFFEEIAKFRAARRIWYRLMTERYRAENERSTWLRFHTQTAGVSLTAQQPLNNLTRVALQALAAVLGGTQSLHTDAYDEAWAVPSADAALLALRQQQILAEETGVTSTVDPLGGSWFVEALTDETERAVWRYLDEIDRRGGMVRAISDGYPQREIADAAYRFQRELDEGARSIVGVNVHADPDEQIAIPLLEVPESSLRAHLGRLDRTRRERDGEAVAAALAGLREAARRPGGTDSNLMPHFLRCATAHATLGEQCRVLREVFGEYREPVAV
- a CDS encoding maleylpyruvate isomerase N-terminal domain-containing protein, whose protein sequence is MMYLSAMEFLEEERDAWRPYEALAGLSDAALERPVAAAHGWSGRELMAHLAAWLEQAITVARELAVGETSASLERLDAEWAAGGDAVNARISADWAALPLSEVRARFLAAPGELRGTLTVVPETRWVKHTSHMRSFVDETIDHYVDHAADLGAILTAASATA